The Paraburkholderia hayleyella genome includes the window TCACGTTGCCCGAGGGATTGACGGCATCGCGGCCGAGGCTTGGCGCACCGGCTGTAGCGAAGGCGTAATCGTTGCTGGCGACGGGGTTGTCGTTGCTGCCCTGGATCGTGATGCGCAACTCAGCCACGCCTTGCAGGTTGCCCGCATCGTTCATCTCGTAGCTGAAGACGTCAGTTAGCGTGTCTTGCGATGTGAGGCGTTCGACTTCGGGGGCCGTGTTGTCGACGACATAACGGTAATCGCCGTTGGCGCCAAGCGTGAGCGTGCCGTATTGGCCCTGGATGACGGTGCCGTTTGTACTGTCGGTACCGGGTGCGACGTTGTCGAAGGCGGTACTCGCCAATGCACCGGCGGTGCGGATGCCGTTGACCGTGAGGACTTCGCCGTAATCGACGTGGTTGGCGGGATGCGCGACGTTGCGGCCTGGGCCGCCGTCCACATCGGAATCGTTATCCAGCACATTGCCGCTGGCGTCCTGGCCAGCGCTGCTGTTATGCACGCCGCCCGCTTCGATGGCGGTGCCCGTATCGGCGAGGGCTTGCGGCGTGTCATTGGCGCCTTTGAGCGTGACGGTGAGCGTAGCCCCCGACGCGCTGCCCGCCTGATCCGCGAAGCGGTAGGTAAAGCGCTCGCTGAGCGTTTGCGTGTCGAGCCGCAGCGCCTGCACGGCAGCGTCGTCGTTATGCACGAGGTACTGGTACTGGCCCGTCGCGTCGATGCTGAGATCGCCATAGAGTCCGGCGATCAGCGTTTTGCCGTTGGCCGCCACGCTGATTTCGGCACCCTGTGCCGGGCCACTGTCAGCCGTCACGCTGAGCATATGCAACCGGTCGGGGACGGCGTTGTTGTCCGGGTTCAGGTCGGCGTCCCGATCGTTATCCAGCACGTTGCCGGTTGGATTGATGCCCGCAAGGGTGTTGCCGGTGCCGCCGGCTTCCAGGGCGATGGCCTGGTCGTCCACACCTTTGGGGGGATCGTTGACCTGCTGCAACACGATCTGCACGCTGCCGGTGGCGCTCAGCGCATCGCCGGGTTCACCCGGAATGCCATTGCCATTGGCATCGCCAAAGCTACCGTTGTCGTTGCTGACCATCGTCAGCGTATCGGTGCCGTTGAAGTTGCGTCGGCCCTGATAGGTCAGCTCGCGCAGCGCGTCGTTGAGACTGGCGAGCGTGCCGCGCATTTGCAGCGTCGCGCTGTGCATGCCCGGGTTCGTGAGCGTGACTTGCGGCACGGCACGGGCGAGATACAGCGTGCCCTTCGTCACGCTCAAGGTCACCGTGAGCTGATCGTCCGGACGCGCATCGATATCGCTCAGGCTCAAACCATTCAGCGAGAGCGGCGTGTCCTCGAGACCATACTGCGTGCCAGGCAAATGATTCACCGGCGCCTGGTTGCGTTCGACGTAACCGATATTCGCCACGGCTGAGGCACCGTTGTTCAGCACGATATCGACCTCACCGAGCGTCGCGCCGTCGCTGTCGATGCGCACGACGAGATCGCGCTCGGCGATATGGGCGGCGCTATTGGGCGCGGTGATGCGGTACTGGCCTGGCGCCAGTACGCCGAAGTGATAACGGCCGGCGTTATCGGTGGTGGTGTTGAAGCTGAGATTGTCGGCGCTCGTGGCGAGGTTGCCATCGAGCCCGGCCCAGACCAGCGTCACCGTTTGCCCGCCGAGCCCCACGCCATCTGGCATTCTTGAGGCATTGGCCGATAACGTGTCGTCCCAGAGCGTGCCGCTAATCATGCCCAGTCCGGCTGCGCTGGTCAGCACATAGGTGTTGGGCGGGGAGCCCTCACCCGTGCGCGCGCCATTGGAGGTGCCTGCCATGCCGACGGCCGAGCCGCCCCATTGCGTGAAGTTGTCAGGCAGGCTGCGCCAGCGCAAGGTGGCGTTGTCCGGGGCAATGGCATGCGTGTTGGGCACATCGACGGCGTAGTAGACGCCGACCGTGACGCCAGGCGCGATGCGTGGCAGCGTGAGCGCAAGGCCTGTGGTGGTATCGAGCGTGGCGCCAAGGATGGCGAGATCGGCGGCGCGATAAGTCGCGCCATCGAGCACGAGATGATCGAAACGATAGTTCGTGCCGCCTGCAAAGTGGTCCGTTAGCGTGGTATCGAAGGCGGGCATGCTGCCGTTTTGCGTGAAGCGCACGAGTACTTGCGCCGTGCCGATCCCGGCGTTGGCACTGTCCGCGACGGGCGCAAAACTCGTGATCTGCTTGACCATGCCGCTGAACCCGGGTTCGACGATATGTTCGAGCAGCGTGTTGCCGCGGGCGAGCAAGGTTGAGCCGGAGTAATCGGCGGCCTTGACTGTCAGCATCGCGCCGTTTGTGTTGCTGTCCTGGTTGAGCGTGCGGGCGCTGAATTCGAGCGAGACCCCTTCGAGGTCGGCATCCAGCTCGGTATTGCGCATGTCGCCCAGATCGAACACCAGCACCTGGTTGCCCTGGGCATCGGTGGTCACGGTGAGATGCGAGCGATTGAACACACCTTGCGGCGCTGCGCCAGACAGATCGGGTGTGAGCGGTAGCGCTTCCGGGCTGGTTTGGTTGCCACTGAGATGCAAGTTGGGGTCGCCGCTTGTCACCAGATCGCTGTAGCTCGACGACAGGCCGCCGTTCGAGATCAGGGCGAGGCGCACGCTGCCATCGTCGATGAAGGCGAGGCCGTTGGGCAGCGTGACGCGCATGGTGAAGTGGTCGGTTTCGCCTTCGGCGAGGATGCCGTTGACGCGATAGCGGATGATTTCACCTGGCGCGACGTTTTCGTCCAGCGTGGTGGTGGGAGACGGCGCGGGCGTGTCAGGCAGGCCCCCTACCCGCGAGATTTGCACCCCCTGAGAAACCGATACCCGCAACGGCGCTTCCAGCCGGTAGTCGTTCACTACGCCGCTGTGGAGCAGGCCATCGGCGCCGGTGCGCTCATTGGCGTTGGGGCCGTCGATGCTGGTCCACTGCACGCGCGGCACGTTCTCGAAGCCAGCCAGGCTGGCCGCGTTGTCGGTGGTGCGGCCGGTGACACGCAGCACGATGTTCGCGCCTGTCGGCAGGTCGATCTTCGCATTCGCCGCGCTGCTGAGCTGGTTATCGGTTAGCACGAAAGCGTTGGGGCTCATGCTCGCGCCACCATCCAGCGTCACGCTATCGAGCGTGTAACCGGCCAGCACGGTCGGCAACGTGTCGCTGAACGTGAGGTCGTAAGCGTTGGTGTCCGATGCAGCGTTGCCGTTGCCGATGCGGATCGTGTAGGTCACCAGGTCGCCGCCATCCGCGCCGCCGCTGCCCTGATTGCCTGCGGCAGCCAGGAGAGGGCCCGTATTGTGGATGACCTCGGCGCTTTGCTTGAGGGTCAGCGTGGGCTCGCGCACGACGACAGTCGGGGGCGCGCTGGTATCGGGCAAGGTGCGCTCAAGAGGCGTCGAGCCGTTGGGCGTGTCGCCATCCGGGTCGCTAAAGGTCAGGCTGGCATGGGTGGCGAGCGAGGTCCCCGCCTGGTTGCTGCCGACATCGGCCAGAATCAGCCGTATGCGCAGGACCATGCTGTTGTTGTTCGTGATGTTGTCGGCGGCGGTGAGCGCAAAATTAAAACGCCAGTACGCACCGTCTTGCGTGATGACGGGGAGGTCGCAGTGAACGTAGCTGTTGGGATTGAGATCGGCGTCGAGCGCAGCGCTCCCGTCGCGCATATACAAGAGCTCGCAACCGTTGCCATTGCCGTAACTCATGTCCAGCGTCAGGCCCGGCGGAATCAGCGCGTTGACGCGCAGGTTATCGGTGATGTATTCGGGCAAGGCGACGACGATGTCGTACAGCATGCTTTCGCCGGGTACGAGGTTCGCACCGTGCGTGTGAGTGGCGCTCGAATCGCTCTCGCTCAGGCTGCCGTCGGCGAAGACGATATGCACCGCGGGCGAGGCCACCTGCTCAAGCGCGGTGCTGGTCGCATCCGTGGGTGCGTTGGGCGTGAACCCGGGGCCGCCGGCCAGACTCGCATAGTGCGTCAGCGTGGCACTGCTTTGCAGCGTGCGGGCAGCTTCGATGTAGGGGTTCACGATCACGTCGTACGTGATGAGCACCAGGTTGCTGCCGCGCAAGTCCGCGTCGGAGCCGCTGCGGCCCGCGCCGAGCGAGGCCGTGTGGCCCGCATCGAGAAAGCGGATCGAGCTGCCTTCAATGACGTAATCGACGTTGGCGGCCAACGCGCTGCCATCGCCGCGGTAGACCTGCACCCTCGCGTTCGCCAGCGAGCCACCCGCAAACGTGAGATAGGGCGGCAGGGTGATCGTGGTGGCGACCTCGAAGGCGCCGCCACCGCCGCTATTTTTGATCGCCGTGGCAAGACGCACGGTGTCGTTGCCGTCGATGCCGCTGACATTGCCGTGGATCGCGTCGAGGCTGGTGAGCACGCCATCGAAGGGCCGGCCACTCGTGCCAGGCGCATGCCATGTCACGCCGCTGCCGCTTAAGCCGCTCACCGTGCCGTGGCTGGTGGCGACCACGCCGTGACGCAGGCTTAAAACCGGCTCGGCAATCGACTGGATGGCGGCAATATCCGACGACAGCAGGCTCGTGTGATCGATCGTGGTGACCTGGCTCGATTGCCCGAGAACGCTTATCGAGCGATGGTCCGCGTAAGGCTGGCCGCCGACGCTCAAGGTGAACAGCACCTCGATCTGGTTGTCTGTGCCGCTGGCCATGCTGTAGTTGCCGAAACTGAAAACCACCGAATTGCCAGGGCCGTTGCTGACGCTCGGGTGGTTACCGGTATGCGTGTTGCGGGGGCCGAGTTGCCAGTGGTTGGCGCCGCTGCCCTCCCGCCAGGCGATGCTGCTGGTGTCGAACAGCGGCAACGGCAGCCAGGCCTTCAGCGCGAACGACTCGTAGTCGCCCGTGACGAGCGTGTAGTCGAGGCGGAAGGTCACCACGTCGCCCGGATGCAGTTCGCCATTGACAGGCGGCGGCGCGCCGTTCACCTGGTCGAGCGTGATCTCGACGTTGCGCGTATCGATCCGGCTGAGCGTGGCCGAACCGTCACTGGGCGCGGCATCGCCCTGGTTGGCGTGATCGAGCAAGATGTCCGCGGTGACCACGGCACGGTTGCCGACGGTATCGCCTTCGTTGAGATCGCCATGGGCGTAGCGGTGATCTGCGTAGGTTTCGTTGACGCGCGTCGTGTAGCGGATCGCCGCCTGGGTGGCGGCCGATAGCGTGGTGTCGAACGCGAGATCGCCTGCCAGCGTGCTGGACGCCAGCGTCGAATGAAGCAGCGACTGGACGATATCGAAAGTGAGCGAGGTTGTGCCATCGGCGTTGAGCTGCGTCGCGGTGAGCAGCGCGATGCTGTGCGTCACGCCGTTGATCTTCACTTCAAGCGTGGCGGGGCCGTTGAAGGTCTGGCCGTCGCTGATCTGGTCGGCGATGGTGAGCGAGCCATTGCCGCCCAGCGTCTGGCCGAAGGCGAAGT containing:
- a CDS encoding VCBS domain-containing protein, translated to MSTSRSSHPALATPAHLRPHSQALALEPRILFDGAGAAALEHHTNPAQTDHADGAPRPASPVEAPAHAAKTSESAHNQDAPQGERERAERPAASVKTTLDATANAAPTLSVSASGAEVPLGGAFSFTVTLGNTSAQPGYAPFIDLFIPSAGKDGNDGVQFSSATYLGHTLTAHVVQFDASGHATHPLAKDSDGQPLVLTEAAGLGLHNQLVVLELPYASVSRDQPGIPVIVNATLSPLADTADSNPAADLMIHARSGFQYGNDALDNPTADPSLLSPDAVSFIVHPRLFTLAQKLDMIEMETATGPNFIHTETVTLTPATGQTLHDITLNQDLPGTIRVTAIHPGAGGTLSSVTLQNDTVITNAALIAEKLAAGNAFLKSYSITYASVSAPQASTVDFYVPKLDATGQPILDARRGDPLSITLGAAHATGRWTPQDPRDVTPPATDIAISGDGTTKDTTFIAKAITLEKSVTLKNDTGGPGLTPGDTLGYTLNLALSDYFAFGQTLGGNGSLTIADQISDGQTFNGPATLEVKINGVTHSIALLTATQLNADGTTSLTFDIVQSLLHSTLASSTLAGDLAFDTTLSAATQAAIRYTTRVNETYADHRYAHGDLNEGDTVGNRAVVTADILLDHANQGDAAPSDGSATLSRIDTRNVEITLDQVNGAPPPVNGELHPGDVVTFRLDYTLVTGDYESFALKAWLPLPLFDTSSIAWREGSGANHWQLGPRNTHTGNHPSVSNGPGNSVVFSFGNYSMASGTDNQIEVLFTLSVGGQPYADHRSISVLGQSSQVTTIDHTSLLSSDIAAIQSIAEPVLSLRHGVVATSHGTVSGLSGSGVTWHAPGTSGRPFDGVLTSLDAIHGNVSGIDGNDTVRLATAIKNSGGGGAFEVATTITLPPYLTFAGGSLANARVQVYRGDGSALAANVDYVIEGSSIRFLDAGHTASLGAGRSGSDADLRGSNLVLITYDVIVNPYIEAARTLQSSATLTHYASLAGGPGFTPNAPTDATSTALEQVASPAVHIVFADGSLSESDSSATHTHGANLVPGESMLYDIVVALPEYITDNLRVNALIPPGLTLDMSYGNGNGCELLYMRDGSAALDADLNPNSYVHCDLPVITQDGAYWRFNFALTAADNITNNNSMVLRIRLILADVGSNQAGTSLATHASLTFSDPDGDTPNGSTPLERTLPDTSAPPTVVVREPTLTLKQSAEVIHNTGPLLAAAGNQGSGGADGGDLVTYTIRIGNGNAASDTNAYDLTFSDTLPTVLAGYTLDSVTLDGGASMSPNAFVLTDNQLSSAANAKIDLPTGANIVLRVTGRTTDNAASLAGFENVPRVQWTSIDGPNANERTGADGLLHSGVVNDYRLEAPLRVSVSQGVQISRVGGLPDTPAPSPTTTLDENVAPGEIIRYRVNGILAEGETDHFTMRVTLPNGLAFIDDGSVRLALISNGGLSSSYSDLVTSGDPNLHLSGNQTSPEALPLTPDLSGAAPQGVFNRSHLTVTTDAQGNQVLVFDLGDMRNTELDADLEGVSLEFSARTLNQDSNTNGAMLTVKAADYSGSTLLARGNTLLEHIVEPGFSGMVKQITSFAPVADSANAGIGTAQVLVRFTQNGSMPAFDTTLTDHFAGGTNYRFDHLVLDGATYRAADLAILGATLDTTTGLALTLPRIAPGVTVGVYYAVDVPNTHAIAPDNATLRWRSLPDNFTQWGGSAVGMAGTSNGARTGEGSPPNTYVLTSAAGLGMISGTLWDDTLSANASRMPDGVGLGGQTVTLVWAGLDGNLATSADNLSFNTTTDNAGRYHFGVLAPGQYRITAPNSAAHIAERDLVVRIDSDGATLGEVDIVLNNGASAVANIGYVERNQAPVNHLPGTQYGLEDTPLSLNGLSLSDIDARPDDQLTVTLSVTKGTLYLARAVPQVTLTNPGMHSATLQMRGTLASLNDALRELTYQGRRNFNGTDTLTMVSNDNGSFGDANGNGIPGEPGDALSATGSVQIVLQQVNDPPKGVDDQAIALEAGGTGNTLAGINPTGNVLDNDRDADLNPDNNAVPDRLHMLSVTADSGPAQGAEISVAANGKTLIAGLYGDLSIDATGQYQYLVHNDDAAVQALRLDTQTLSERFTYRFADQAGSASGATLTVTLKGANDTPQALADTGTAIEAGGVHNSSAGQDASGNVLDNDSDVDGGPGRNVAHPANHVDYGEVLTVNGIRTAGALASTAFDNVAPGTDSTNGTVIQGQYGTLTLGANGDYRYVVDNTAPEVERLTSQDTLTDVFSYEMNDAGNLQGVAELRITIQGSNDNPVASNDYAFATAGAPSLGRDAVNPSGNVILDASPRPGGVPRQGDQGDGSDHDVDRVDNPNSQLVVSGVREGESTAAGSLAAVAAHTQAANGTAIAGLYGTLYLGADGSYRYEVASASAAVQALRPGATATDVFTYQITDTEGLSDQAQLVITVTGVNDAPTVHDLTLGAQEAGGSANNRPGHNPDGNLFDSRRVSDPDGDPLSVSAIRTQAGTTGTVGEALHGQYGELTLNAEGHYHYAVDNDNADVQALREASDTLTERFIYSVTDSAGATSSAMLNVVITGQNDTPVALNDHATAKEAGGVLNQIPGIDPSGNVLANDTDVDRYGESHRVVDVRTGTAPDGGLQGMLGSELRGSYGWLTLELNGDYTYRVNNALRVVQRLRPGESLEEYFTYTQQDAAGASAHAVLKITIEGAWDAPVSRDDQGQATAASLGYAALEATGSVLANDTATDHDDHLTVTGLRAGAKTANGAMHPVAPNTNHETGTTISGQYGTLMLGADGEYLYQVDSSNPVVIALNPDESVFDVFTYQASDEGLLSSTAQLTIRVHGRNDAPLARDDQAMAVEAGGIHNATPGVNPGGNVLANDTDVDHADVLTVRTVRPGTRADETAAANAGHPSPDLATTVGHALRGAYGTLLMQADGTWQYTLDNTLPAVEALRTNDQTLQEVFTYTLSDRWEAPGVAELRITIEGRNDTPLARDDEAEAVEAGGRHNATPGVNPSGNVLDNDSDVDGRAYGETKQVVDFSDSDNHRSVAGNTLTGHYGQLTLNADGRYRYVLDNGNRQVEALLASSAPLAEIFTYRMRDTSGALAQAHLTIHISGQDDAPIAHDDGNQASDQQHAAQARGNVLANDTDVDRGDPLSVIAVNAVSAANAANPAGVTGNAAQSAPRLSMPSTSASRWLAATAR